From a region of the Fischerella sp. JS2 genome:
- the corA gene encoding magnesium/cobalt transporter CorA, giving the protein MAKKNHRPVSTVNEPKNEDFYHQPGTIPGTIIVDANAPPPKIVLIDYSPTEAISKEVETPEECIPYLDTESVTWVDVRGLGSEDILQRLGQVFELHPLVLEDIVNVPERPKVEDYEDQLVIIARMVMPKKKSHGFHSEQVSFVLGKHYLLTVQEEPKRDCFEPVRSRIFKNKGIICKNGPDYLAYALIDAIIDGFFPVLEKYGERIEDLEDEVISQPTPKTLKKIYKVKRELLQLRRAIWPQRNLLHTLIQDDNEMIRNEVRVYLRDCYDHAVQVIDMVETYRELASGLMDVYLSAVSNRMNEIMKLLTVISAIFIPLTFIAGVYGMNFNTEKSPYNMPELNWYWGYPACLAVMAIIAVVLLYIFWRKGWLENSSRLNR; this is encoded by the coding sequence ATGGCTAAAAAAAATCATCGCCCTGTTTCGACAGTAAATGAACCAAAGAACGAAGATTTTTATCATCAACCTGGAACTATACCAGGAACAATTATTGTTGATGCAAACGCACCACCACCAAAGATAGTATTAATTGACTATAGTCCAACCGAAGCTATTAGTAAAGAAGTAGAAACACCAGAAGAGTGCATTCCTTACCTAGATACTGAATCAGTAACTTGGGTAGATGTACGTGGTTTAGGTAGTGAAGATATTTTACAGAGATTAGGGCAGGTTTTTGAGTTACATCCTTTAGTTTTAGAAGATATTGTGAATGTGCCAGAACGCCCAAAAGTAGAAGATTATGAAGATCAATTAGTGATTATTGCGCGCATGGTCATGCCTAAGAAAAAATCTCATGGTTTTCATAGTGAACAAGTCAGCTTTGTATTAGGAAAACATTACTTGTTGACAGTGCAAGAAGAACCAAAAAGAGATTGTTTTGAACCAGTGCGATCGCGCATCTTCAAAAATAAAGGTATTATTTGCAAAAATGGCCCAGATTATCTAGCCTATGCTCTGATAGATGCAATTATTGATGGCTTTTTTCCGGTATTGGAAAAGTATGGTGAACGCATTGAAGATTTAGAGGATGAAGTCATCTCTCAACCGACACCTAAAACCTTAAAGAAAATTTATAAAGTTAAACGAGAATTACTACAACTGCGTCGTGCAATTTGGCCACAACGCAACTTACTTCATACTTTAATTCAAGACGACAATGAAATGATTAGAAATGAAGTACGAGTTTATTTGCGAGACTGTTATGACCATGCAGTGCAGGTCATAGATATGGTAGAAACCTATCGGGAACTTGCATCAGGTTTAATGGATGTTTATCTTTCGGCGGTCAGCAATAGAATGAATGAAATTATGAAATTGCTAACCGTGATTTCAGCAATTTTTATTCCTCTAACTTTTATTGCTGGCGTCTATGGCATGAACTTTAATACAGAAAAATCACCATATAATATGCCTGAATTGAACTGGTATTGGGGATACCCAGCTTGTTTAGCAGTGATGGCAATCATAGCAGTTGTCTTACTATATATTTTTTGGCGCAAGGGATGGCTAGAAAATAGTTCGAGGTTAAACCGTTAA
- a CDS encoding Gfo/Idh/MocA family oxidoreductase, which translates to MTNQIKIAVVGVGRWGVHLLRNFLEHPQVRVAAVVDPNSERLATVQRQYFLSKTTEENVLLITEWQKIKQITDLDAVVIATPASTHYSLITDALDWGYHVLAEKPLTLNLRECHELCQLAQKRQRQLMVDHTYLFHPAVERGQVVVQEGELGDLRYGYACRTHLGPVRQDVDALWDLAIHDIAIFNTWLGQQPVSVQALGKVWLQRGHGGQRGDLCSLSSPSSLSSPSPLPYGKPSKARLHPITPSGLADLVWVTLTYPNGFQAYIHLCWLNSDKQRRLVVVGSRGSLIFDEMSAASPLTLLHGELEMQSNHFIPVNQSQQVLQIEKNEPLKRVCDRFIHCVHNNTPCVVSSGWVGTQLVNILAALTESLNQDGKLIVLNTNQD; encoded by the coding sequence ATGACTAATCAAATTAAAATCGCTGTTGTTGGAGTAGGACGTTGGGGCGTGCATTTGCTGCGAAATTTTCTAGAACATCCCCAGGTTAGGGTTGCAGCAGTGGTAGACCCCAATTCAGAGCGTTTGGCAACGGTACAACGTCAATATTTTTTAAGTAAAACAACAGAAGAAAATGTATTATTAATCACCGAATGGCAAAAAATTAAGCAAATAACAGATTTAGATGCAGTTGTAATAGCTACTCCTGCTAGCACACATTATTCCCTAATTACTGACGCTTTAGATTGGGGATACCATGTTTTAGCAGAGAAACCTTTAACTTTAAACCTAAGGGAATGTCATGAACTCTGTCAGCTAGCCCAAAAACGGCAACGGCAACTCATGGTTGACCACACCTATCTATTTCATCCAGCAGTGGAAAGAGGGCAAGTTGTTGTTCAGGAAGGAGAATTAGGGGATTTGCGCTATGGCTATGCTTGCCGTACCCACTTGGGGCCAGTCCGTCAAGATGTTGATGCCCTATGGGACTTAGCAATTCACGATATTGCTATATTCAATACTTGGTTAGGTCAACAACCAGTGAGTGTCCAAGCATTAGGTAAAGTGTGGCTACAGAGGGGACATGGGGGACAAAGAGGTGATCTTTGTTCCTTGTCTTCCCCCTCTTCCTTGTCTTCCCCATCACCCCTACCCTACGGGAAGCCGAGTAAAGCGCGTCTACACCCCATCACCCCATCAGGTTTAGCAGACTTAGTTTGGGTGACACTAACCTATCCTAATGGTTTTCAAGCTTACATTCATTTATGTTGGCTCAATTCTGATAAGCAGCGACGTTTAGTAGTTGTAGGTAGTCGGGGGAGTTTAATTTTTGATGAAATGTCAGCTGCATCACCTTTAACCCTGCTACATGGCGAACTAGAAATGCAAAGCAATCATTTTATTCCTGTCAATCAAAGCCAACAAGTGCTGCAAATCGAAAAAAATGAACCATTAAAACGAGTATGCGATCGCTTTATTCATTGCGTCCACAACAATACTCCTTGCGTGGTTTCATCTGGTTGGGTAGGAACGCAGTTAGTCAATATTCTCGCTGCCTTAACAGAATCACTTAACCAGGATGGCAAACTTATTGTACTGAACACAAATCAGGACTGA
- a CDS encoding sensor histidine kinase, which translates to MAKQRQSSFRRILVSKILLLSVPVLLIGEIVAYQKARYSLLETARQNLTASAVLKGEKIADTFAALKANLLSATKTQVIQSGTLPKIEEFLNQLAQQQPRQIECIQLVDSNSDTISASTCGKEPIIQSNSSFSDHELEVKLLPPQLNTTGNKDEQSKLKLLLSAPVYDIAGQWRYNLVFKSTVLREKIKNKPGLLTGSTVVIAENGIILAHPIASRIGTNIAQHIDASRLQMIVKNAIAGKQDTLHLFFDKEGEELLAGYTAIDSPIIQGKQQKWVILAVTSLDNALYDLGQIKLILIVLTVGLIGASVLAALYLARCLALPVEELRDYALNLHSHHTTAPVPRNLKIREFNQLAQALDQMLERLKAWAEEVEIAWKEAKTANQSKSQFLAATSHELRNPLHIIINCIRLVRDDLCDDREEELEFLKRADDTAIHLLGIINELLDISKIEAGKLSVSLEPIDLQKLLKEVINLQSVNIQQKGLQLNIPQQMSELILVNADSAKLKQVIINIIGNATKFTDEGSITITTEIQQIDGKSQVIVTVQDTGVGIDPAQQQKLFRPFVMVDDGTTRKFGGTGLGLAISRNLIELMGGRITLESRGINQGTTVSIILPLIDTHQEDREDDTKLHSKIVTEVSEDGEFPDGERISPHHPIAQSVTLDRNLV; encoded by the coding sequence ATGGCTAAGCAGCGTCAATCCTCCTTTAGAAGGATTTTAGTATCAAAGATTTTGCTCCTGTCTGTTCCAGTGTTATTGATAGGTGAAATAGTCGCTTATCAAAAAGCACGTTATAGCCTGCTAGAAACTGCCCGTCAAAATTTAACAGCAAGTGCCGTTCTCAAGGGAGAAAAGATTGCAGATACATTCGCTGCTTTAAAAGCAAATTTACTCAGTGCTACTAAAACCCAGGTAATTCAATCAGGTACACTTCCCAAAATAGAAGAGTTTTTAAATCAGCTAGCACAACAGCAACCACGGCAAATTGAATGCATACAGTTAGTAGATTCTAATAGCGATACAATTAGTGCTAGTACGTGCGGCAAAGAGCCAATTATTCAATCCAATTCTTCTTTTTCTGATCACGAATTAGAAGTGAAGTTATTACCACCACAATTAAACACTACCGGAAATAAAGATGAACAAAGTAAACTAAAGTTACTACTATCAGCACCCGTTTATGATATTGCTGGTCAATGGCGCTACAATTTAGTCTTCAAATCAACAGTTCTACGTGAAAAAATCAAAAATAAACCTGGCTTACTGACAGGTTCAACAGTAGTTATTGCCGAAAATGGAATAATTTTAGCACATCCAATCGCTAGTCGAATTGGTACTAATATTGCCCAGCATATAGATGCTTCACGTCTACAAATGATTGTGAAAAATGCCATTGCTGGTAAGCAAGATACTCTGCATTTATTCTTTGATAAAGAAGGAGAAGAATTACTCGCTGGTTACACTGCGATTGATAGTCCAATCATCCAAGGAAAACAGCAAAAGTGGGTGATTTTAGCAGTTACTAGCCTGGACAATGCTTTATATGATTTAGGACAAATCAAACTAATTTTGATTGTTTTGACAGTAGGCTTAATTGGTGCTAGCGTTTTGGCAGCTTTATATCTAGCTCGTTGCTTGGCTCTTCCTGTGGAAGAATTGCGCGACTATGCTCTTAATCTCCACAGTCACCACACTACAGCACCAGTGCCGCGCAACTTAAAAATCCGAGAGTTCAATCAACTGGCCCAAGCCCTGGATCAGATGCTAGAACGTCTCAAAGCTTGGGCAGAAGAAGTAGAAATAGCTTGGAAAGAAGCAAAAACCGCTAACCAGAGTAAAAGTCAGTTTCTGGCGGCAACTTCTCATGAATTGAGAAATCCATTACACATTATTATTAATTGTATTCGCTTAGTTCGAGATGACTTGTGTGATGACCGAGAAGAAGAACTCGAATTCCTCAAGCGTGCTGATGACACAGCAATTCACTTACTAGGTATTATTAATGAATTGCTTGATATTTCCAAAATAGAAGCTGGTAAACTCTCTGTATCTTTAGAACCAATTGACCTGCAAAAATTACTTAAAGAGGTCATCAATTTGCAATCTGTGAATATTCAACAAAAAGGCTTACAGTTAAATATTCCTCAACAGATGAGCGAGTTGATCTTGGTGAATGCTGATTCAGCCAAACTGAAGCAGGTAATAATTAATATTATCGGTAATGCTACTAAATTCACTGATGAGGGCAGCATCACAATCACAACAGAAATTCAACAAATTGATGGTAAATCCCAGGTGATTGTTACTGTTCAAGATACAGGTGTGGGCATTGATCCCGCCCAGCAACAAAAGCTATTTCGCCCGTTTGTTATGGTAGATGATGGTACTACACGCAAATTTGGCGGTACAGGACTGGGACTAGCTATTTCACGCAACTTAATTGAACTGATGGGAGGTAGGATCACCCTCGAAAGTAGAGGTATCAATCAGGGTACAACAGTGAGCATTATTTTACCTTTGATAGATACCCACCAGGAGGACAGAGAAGATGATACCAAGTTGCATTCAAAAATAGTAACTGAGGTATCGGAAGATGGGGAGTTTCCCGATGGGGAGAGAATTTCACCCCATCACCCCATTGCCCAAAGTGTTACGCTTGATCGCAACTTGGTATGA
- the rnc gene encoding ribonuclease III, with amino-acid sequence MTLAYPRRQRQLESLVRKLGLAVEAPIKWQLLDLALTHPTVSESANYEHLEFVGDAVVRLVAAIVLWENYPNCPVGDFAAIRSVLVSDRILAQLARSYGFELYLLVAGSATADKAGQQSRLADAFEAVLGALYLSTNNLDLIRPWLDSHFKELAAEIRLDPARLNYKAALQEWTQAQFKVLPEYRVVEISQPHNNQERFIAQVWLHGQKLGEGKGRSIKAAEQAAAKIAFLTLSTQENH; translated from the coding sequence ATGACCCTCGCTTATCCACGCCGACAACGACAACTTGAAAGTCTAGTCAGAAAATTAGGTTTAGCAGTAGAAGCACCAATTAAATGGCAACTGCTGGACTTAGCACTGACTCATCCAACCGTATCTGAGTCAGCAAACTATGAACATCTGGAATTTGTTGGTGATGCTGTGGTGCGGTTGGTGGCAGCAATTGTGTTGTGGGAAAACTATCCAAATTGTCCGGTGGGAGATTTTGCGGCAATTCGTTCGGTATTAGTAAGCGATCGCATTTTGGCTCAACTAGCACGCTCTTACGGTTTTGAACTATATTTACTTGTGGCTGGCAGTGCTACTGCTGACAAAGCTGGTCAACAGTCAAGATTAGCAGATGCTTTTGAAGCAGTTTTAGGAGCGCTTTATCTCAGCACTAACAATCTAGATTTGATTCGTCCTTGGTTAGACTCTCACTTCAAAGAACTAGCAGCAGAAATTCGCCTCGATCCAGCCAGATTAAATTACAAAGCTGCTCTCCAAGAATGGACTCAAGCCCAGTTTAAGGTCTTACCAGAATATCGAGTTGTAGAAATAAGTCAGCCTCATAATAATCAAGAGCGTTTCATTGCCCAAGTGTGGCTGCACGGACAAAAACTTGGTGAAGGCAAGGGCCGTTCCATTAAAGCTGCCGAACAAGCAGCAGCAAAAATTGCTTTTTTAACCTTAAGTACCCAGGAAAACCACTGA